The genomic stretch CGTCTGGCCTCGCTGGTCCGATTGGGTTACCAGGACCAACTGCTGGTGGCCACAGATACCTGCCGTCTCTCCCACCTGCGGGCGAACGGCGGTAGGGGATACGATTATTTCTGGAGCGATTTTCTGCCGCGACTGCGGCGGGAGGGAGTCGGACAGGACGCCGTGGACGCCATCCTGATCCGTAATCCCGGCCGGGCGGCGAACATTTCCTGAGTTGACGATTGAAGGTCCGTGACGATTTGATCCGCTGACTAACAAGGGGGAATCGGATGAAGAGAAGGAAGTTTTTTCGAAATGCCGGCAGCGCTCTGGGAGGAGTCGCGGCCTATGGGCTGACCTCGTCCGCCGGGGAAGCCCGGCCGGCGGCGGGGCCCCCGGCGGAAATGGACCGGTACCGGTTCAAGCTGGGGATGTACCTGCCCGAGCTTCAACTCCCCTTCGACGAGGCGTTGGCCACGGCCAAGGAGATCGGCGTGGAGTCGGTCTGGTTCAACCGGCTCAAGGATGAGGTCGATGTCGCCCGGATGAGTGACGCCGAGGCGGACCGCATGGCGGAACGGGTGCAGCGCCAAGGGCTGGAGATCTTCCTGCTGAGTGCCGGCTCCAGCTTCAAGCACATTCACCTGACCGACCTGAAGAAGGACAAGCTCACCGAGCACGAAGGGTTCCGAACCCACTTGGCGGAGCTGGAGCGGTGCATGGAGATCGCCTCCCGGATCGGCGTCGGCGCCGTGGGGTCCTTCACCTTCGCCTGGCCCGGAGAGTACAAGGCGGGCAAGCCGACCTGGCCCATGCGCTGGCTGACCCGGGGCGGGTACATCGCCAGGGTCGACATGGAGAAGCTGGTGGAGGCCTTCACGCTGGTGGCGGATGCGGCCGAGAAGCACGGGGTGGACGTGGCGCTCTCCATGATGCCCTGGAACTACACCAACACCACCGGCAACTTCCGGCGGGTGGTGGAGGCCGTGGGGTCCTCCCGGTTGAAGGTCATGTGGGGGCCGGCCGACAACTTCAATTCGGGCGAATGGGACGTGGCCACGGCCGGATTCAACAACATTCGCCCCTACCTGCACGGCCTGCACCTGAAGGACCTTCACGTCATGGACGGCCTGAACCTGAAGTTCGAGTATCGAGCCTTGGGCGCCGGCGACGTGGACTACCCGGAGATCCTCCGCCGGTTGCAGGACCATCGTTCGGATGCGGTCCTGTCGCTGGCGACCCACTTCATTCCACCGGGCGGAACCCGGATCGATGCCATGAAGATCAACTACCAGAGGCTCAGCGGGATGATCCGGAAGGTCCAGGCTGAAAACATTTCCAACCAAGAGGGAGGGAAGGCATGAAAAGCGTCACCCGCCGGGAATTCATGAACGTGTCGGTCGCCGGCGCGGCCACAGTCTCGTCTCTGGCGGCCACGGCCCGCCGGGTTTCGGCCAACGACCGGGTCGTAGCGGCCGTCATCGGACTTCGGGGCATGGGTCGCGTCCACGTGAGCCGTCTCGTGGAGGTCCCGGATGCCGTCTGCGCCACCCTTTGCGACGTGGACCAGAGCATGTTGGAGCGGGAGTCCAAGAAGGTCCGCGACGCCACCGGACAGTCGCCCAAGTTGGTCAAGGACTTCCGGCACGTCCTGGACGACTCCTCCATCGACGCCGTAGTGATCGCCACGCCCCATCACTGGCACGTCCCCATGGCGGTCCGGGCCCTTCGAGCCGGCAAGGACGTCTACCTGGAGAAGCCGGGCTCCCACGTCTTTCGGGAAGGACGCGTCCTGGTCGATACGGTGGAGGAGACCGGGCGCATCGTCCAGCACGGCACGCAGATGCGCTCCAGCCGGGTCACGGCCAAGGCCCGTGAACTCCTGGACGCGGGGGTCATCGGCGAGGTCAAGATGTCCAAGGCCTGGAACAAGCAGCGGCACAAGCACCGGAAGGCGGTGCCGGACGTCCCGGTCCCGGCGGGAGTCGACTACGACATGTGGCTGGGTCCCGCGCCCAAGCGGCCCTTCAATCCCAACCGCTTTCACGGTTACTGGAACTGGTATCGCGACTACGGCAACGGGGACATCGGGGGAGACGGCATTCACGACCTGGACATGGCGCATTTCGGCCTCGCTCCCCAGACCCATCCGGTCCGGATCACGGCGCATGGGAGCCGGGTCCACGTGGAGGGCGTGGAGCGGGAGTTTCCCGACAA from Acidobacteriota bacterium encodes the following:
- a CDS encoding sugar phosphate isomerase/epimerase, with the protein product MKRRKFFRNAGSALGGVAAYGLTSSAGEARPAAGPPAEMDRYRFKLGMYLPELQLPFDEALATAKEIGVESVWFNRLKDEVDVARMSDAEADRMAERVQRQGLEIFLLSAGSSFKHIHLTDLKKDKLTEHEGFRTHLAELERCMEIASRIGVGAVGSFTFAWPGEYKAGKPTWPMRWLTRGGYIARVDMEKLVEAFTLVADAAEKHGVDVALSMMPWNYTNTTGNFRRVVEAVGSSRLKVMWGPADNFNSGEWDVATAGFNNIRPYLHGLHLKDLHVMDGLNLKFEYRALGAGDVDYPEILRRLQDHRSDAVLSLATHFIPPGGTRIDAMKINYQRLSGMIRKVQAENISNQEGGKA
- a CDS encoding Gfo/Idh/MocA family oxidoreductase, whose amino-acid sequence is MKSVTRREFMNVSVAGAATVSSLAATARRVSANDRVVAAVIGLRGMGRVHVSRLVEVPDAVCATLCDVDQSMLERESKKVRDATGQSPKLVKDFRHVLDDSSIDAVVIATPHHWHVPMAVRALRAGKDVYLEKPGSHVFREGRVLVDTVEETGRIVQHGTQMRSSRVTAKARELLDAGVIGEVKMSKAWNKQRHKHRKAVPDVPVPAGVDYDMWLGPAPKRPFNPNRFHGYWNWYRDYGNGDIGGDGIHDLDMAHFGLAPQTHPVRITAHGSRVHVEGVEREFPDNMMVAYHFAEGKVLIYEDRAWTPYGSFGVDSGNAFYGTEGFMVFSRRGFFQVYLGRKEEKGPSMGVGEAVRDRGKGTHLSNFLDCVRTRNQPLAPALQVHRSCALVHLGEVAYRTGKVLEFDPETETITNHPGANRLLTKDYRGPWSV